One genomic segment of Entelurus aequoreus isolate RoL-2023_Sb linkage group LG25, RoL_Eaeq_v1.1, whole genome shotgun sequence includes these proteins:
- the LOC133642312 gene encoding zona pellucida sperm-binding protein 3-like, whose product MLTIFLSLVLLLSHSSAVRNFKDGPVVDEDGREYKSAGVGVDEVDATNEERQPVQVTCTERSMIIEVMAEVFGSRRPVSPGELFLGGAEHSGSGACQALPAADANYIIKAGLLDCGTQLSLSDDSVIYSNHLTFSPQRRHVITRLTQAVIPVSCHYRR is encoded by the exons GTCTTTGGTGCTGCTGTTGTCCCATTCCTCTGCAGTCAGAAACTTCAAGGACGGACCGGTCGTCGACGAAGATGGCCGAGAGTATAAATCCGCCGGCGTCGGCGTGGACGAGGTCGACGCGACGAATGAGGAAAGGCAACCCGTGCAGGTGACGTGCACGGAGAGGTCGATGATCATAGAGGTGATGGCCGAAGTGTTTGGATCGAGACGTCCCGTGTCTCCCGGTGAGCTTTTTCTGGGCGGTGCGGAGCATTCGGGTTCTGGAGCGTGTCAGGCCCTCCCTGCCGCCGACGCCAATTACATCATCAAAGCCGGGCTGCTGGACTGCGGCACCCAGTTATCA TTATCCGACGACTCCGTTATTTATTCCAACCATCTGACCTTTTCACCTCAACGCCGTCATGTCATTACAAGGCTGACCCAAGCTGTTATTCCCGTTTCCTGTCACTATAGAAG